In Curtobacterium sp. TC1, the following proteins share a genomic window:
- the purL gene encoding phosphoribosylformylglycinamidine synthase subunit PurL, whose translation MTTYVRPKPDTVQDAAATPDKDQPYDALGLKPDEYARIKEILGRRPTSGELAMYSVMWSEHCSYKSSKNYLRQFGKKVTPEMTKNLMVGMGENAGVVDVGNGWAVTFKVESHNHPSYVEPYQGAATGVGGIVRDIISMGARPVAVMDQLRFGAIDHEDTARVVHGVVGGISFYGNCLGLPNIGGETYFDPVYQGNPLVNALAVGVLRHEDLHLANASGAGNKVVLFGARTGGDGIGGASILASDTFTEGGPTKRPAVQVGDPFAEKVLIECCLELFQKELVEGIQDLGAAGISCATSELASNGDGGMHISLDDVLLRDPTLTAEEILMSESQERMMAVVRPDKLDEFLSVVGKWEVETSVLGEVTGTGRLVIDWQGQEIVNVDPRTVAVDGPVYDRPVAYPTWIDALQADTAASLDRPADGPALKAQFLSLLGSPNLSSKNWVTNQYDTYVLGNTALSFPDDGGMIRVDEETGLGVAIATDANGRYCQLDPKQGARLALAEAYRNVAVTGAVPAAVTDCLNFGSPENPEVMWQFSEAVEGLADGCMELGIPVTGGNVSFYNQTGTTPIHPTPVVGVLGVIDDVAKRVPSGWQDDGHNIYLLGTTSLELDGSAWAGTVHGHLGGRPPAVDLGREKELAELLFAASGEQLLTSAHDLADGGLGQSLAESVLRFGLGARVVLDELESRDGVDTATALFSESTGRVIVTVRREDDVRFQGLCDGRGFPVLRIGVTDATSNALEVQGAFTATLDELRGTHNATLPARFGDVIVEDVTEGYVGRGPLDSDGAFSPRTDS comes from the coding sequence GTGACGACTTACGTGCGCCCGAAGCCCGACACCGTGCAGGATGCCGCGGCCACTCCCGACAAGGACCAGCCGTACGACGCGCTCGGGCTGAAGCCGGACGAGTACGCCCGCATCAAGGAGATCCTCGGCCGCCGCCCCACCTCGGGCGAGCTGGCGATGTACTCCGTCATGTGGTCCGAGCACTGCTCCTACAAGTCCTCGAAGAACTACCTCCGTCAGTTCGGCAAGAAGGTCACGCCGGAGATGACGAAGAACCTGATGGTCGGCATGGGCGAGAACGCCGGTGTCGTCGACGTCGGCAACGGCTGGGCGGTGACCTTCAAGGTCGAGTCGCACAACCACCCGTCCTACGTCGAGCCGTACCAGGGCGCCGCGACCGGTGTCGGCGGCATCGTCCGCGACATCATCTCGATGGGTGCACGCCCGGTCGCCGTGATGGACCAGCTCCGCTTCGGTGCGATCGACCACGAGGACACCGCCCGCGTCGTGCACGGCGTCGTCGGCGGCATCTCGTTCTACGGCAACTGCCTCGGCCTGCCGAACATCGGCGGCGAGACGTACTTCGACCCGGTGTACCAGGGCAACCCGCTGGTCAACGCCCTGGCGGTCGGTGTCCTGCGACACGAGGACCTGCACCTGGCGAACGCGTCCGGCGCCGGCAACAAGGTCGTGCTGTTCGGTGCCCGCACCGGTGGCGACGGCATCGGCGGCGCATCGATCCTGGCGTCGGACACCTTCACCGAGGGCGGCCCGACCAAGCGTCCCGCCGTCCAGGTCGGTGACCCCTTCGCCGAGAAGGTCCTGATCGAGTGCTGCCTCGAGCTGTTCCAGAAGGAACTGGTCGAGGGCATCCAGGACCTCGGCGCCGCGGGCATCTCCTGCGCCACGTCCGAGCTCGCGAGCAACGGCGACGGCGGCATGCACATCTCGCTCGACGACGTCCTGCTGCGCGACCCCACGCTCACTGCCGAAGAGATCCTGATGTCGGAGAGCCAGGAGCGCATGATGGCGGTCGTCCGCCCCGACAAGCTCGACGAGTTCCTGAGCGTCGTCGGCAAGTGGGAGGTCGAGACCAGCGTCCTGGGCGAGGTCACCGGCACCGGCCGTCTCGTCATCGACTGGCAGGGGCAGGAGATCGTGAACGTCGACCCGCGCACCGTCGCCGTCGACGGCCCGGTCTACGACCGCCCGGTCGCCTACCCGACCTGGATCGACGCGCTGCAGGCCGACACCGCTGCCTCGCTCGACCGGCCGGCAGACGGCCCCGCGCTCAAGGCGCAGTTCCTCAGCCTGCTCGGTTCGCCGAACCTGTCGTCGAAGAACTGGGTCACGAACCAGTACGACACCTACGTGCTCGGCAACACCGCGCTCTCCTTCCCCGACGACGGCGGCATGATCCGCGTCGACGAGGAGACCGGGCTCGGTGTCGCGATCGCGACCGACGCCAACGGCCGCTACTGCCAGCTCGACCCGAAGCAGGGTGCGCGCCTGGCCCTGGCCGAGGCGTACCGCAACGTCGCCGTCACCGGTGCCGTCCCCGCCGCGGTCACCGACTGCCTGAACTTCGGCTCCCCCGAGAACCCCGAGGTCATGTGGCAGTTCTCCGAGGCGGTCGAGGGCCTGGCCGACGGCTGCATGGAGCTCGGCATCCCGGTCACCGGCGGCAACGTGTCGTTCTACAACCAGACCGGCACCACCCCGATCCACCCGACCCCGGTCGTCGGCGTGCTCGGTGTCATCGACGACGTCGCCAAGCGCGTCCCGTCGGGCTGGCAGGACGACGGCCACAACATCTACCTGCTCGGCACGACGAGCCTCGAGCTCGACGGATCGGCCTGGGCCGGCACGGTGCACGGACACCTCGGCGGTCGCCCGCCGGCAGTGGACCTCGGGCGCGAGAAGGAGCTCGCCGAGCTGCTCTTCGCCGCGAGCGGCGAGCAGCTGCTGACGAGCGCGCACGACCTGGCGGACGGTGGCCTCGGCCAGTCGCTCGCCGAGTCGGTGCTCCGCTTCGGTCTCGGCGCCCGCGTGGTGCTCGACGAGCTCGAGTCGCGCGACGGCGTCGACACGGCCACCGCGCTGTTCTCCGAGTCGACCGGTCGCGTCATCGTGACCGTCCGACGCGAGGACGACGTCCGCTTCCAGGGCCTCTGCGACGGCCGGGGCTTCCCGGTCCTGCGCATCGGCGTGACCGACGCCACGTCGAACGCGCTCGAGGTCCAGGGTGCGTTCACGGCGACGCTGGACGAGCTGCGCGGCACGCACAACGCGACGCTGCCGGCCCGCTTCGGCGACGTGATCGTCGAGGACGTCACCGAGGGGTACGTCGGCCGCGGGCCGCTCGACTCCGACGGTGCCTTCTCGCCGCGCACGGACTCCTAG
- the purS gene encoding phosphoribosylformylglycinamidine synthase subunit PurS — protein MPTIVVEVMPKAEILDPQGKAVGNALARLGKADLTNVRIGKRFEVTVDGPVDDAKLAEVRDIAADVFSNAVIEDVVSVTVEGQ, from the coding sequence GTGCCAACGATCGTCGTCGAGGTCATGCCCAAGGCTGAGATCCTCGACCCCCAGGGCAAGGCGGTGGGCAACGCCCTCGCACGCCTGGGCAAGGCCGACCTGACCAACGTCCGCATCGGCAAGCGTTTCGAGGTGACCGTCGACGGCCCCGTCGACGACGCCAAGCTGGCCGAGGTCCGCGACATCGCCGCCGACGTCTTCTCGAACGCGGTCATCGAGGACGTCGTCTCCGTGACCGTCGAAGGCCAGTGA
- a CDS encoding iron-siderophore ABC transporter substrate-binding protein — MIRSSLRLRRVLAAAGAVVAASLVLAGCASGSGSSESSSASSSDGAFPVSITTALGTTTIDSQPKRVVALGWGDAETALELGVQPVGASDWLAFGGDGVGPWLKDAYTKSPKIIQTLEPSYEDILKLNPDLILDVKSSGDKDRYDKLSAIAPTVAIPKGGENYLASTEQQTTMIAKALGKESEGKKLLSDLDDAYAAARKAHPDFEGKSAVVGAYSSEGFGAYASTDSRSSFMKNLGFTIPSAIDKEAGKAFSVTLSDENLDLLDADLTLVLPIYVDASKAESDPLFQKVPSVEAGHYIVFDDKDVSSAFSMGTTAAIEWALDKLPAQFEDKLG; from the coding sequence GTGATCCGCTCATCCCTTCGTCTCCGACGTGTCCTCGCCGCTGCGGGTGCCGTCGTCGCAGCCTCCCTCGTCCTCGCCGGCTGTGCCTCCGGCTCCGGTTCGTCCGAGTCGTCCTCGGCATCGTCGTCCGACGGTGCCTTCCCGGTGTCCATCACCACGGCACTCGGCACCACGACGATCGACTCGCAGCCCAAGCGCGTCGTCGCACTCGGCTGGGGCGACGCCGAGACGGCCCTCGAACTCGGCGTGCAGCCGGTCGGTGCGAGCGACTGGCTCGCCTTCGGTGGCGACGGTGTCGGCCCGTGGCTGAAGGACGCGTACACGAAGTCGCCGAAGATCATCCAGACGCTCGAGCCCAGCTACGAGGACATCCTCAAGCTGAACCCGGACCTGATCCTCGACGTGAAGTCGTCGGGCGACAAGGACCGCTACGACAAGCTGTCCGCGATCGCGCCGACCGTCGCGATCCCGAAGGGCGGCGAGAACTACCTCGCCTCGACCGAGCAGCAGACCACGATGATCGCGAAGGCGCTCGGCAAGGAGTCCGAGGGCAAGAAGCTGCTCTCCGACCTCGACGACGCCTACGCCGCGGCTCGCAAGGCCCACCCGGACTTCGAGGGCAAGTCCGCCGTCGTCGGCGCGTACAGCTCCGAGGGCTTCGGCGCGTACGCCTCCACCGACAGCCGCTCGTCGTTCATGAAGAACCTCGGGTTCACGATCCCGTCGGCCATCGACAAGGAGGCCGGCAAGGCGTTCTCCGTCACGCTGTCCGACGAGAACCTCGACCTGCTCGACGCCGACCTGACCCTGGTGCTGCCGATCTACGTCGACGCGTCGAAGGCCGAGTCGGACCCGCTGTTCCAGAAGGTGCCGTCGGTTGAGGCCGGCCACTACATCGTGTTCGACGACAAGGACGTGTCGTCGGCGTTCTCGATGGGCACGACCGCTGCGATCGAGTGGGCGCTCGACAAGCTGCCCGCGCAGTTCGAGGACAAGCTCGGCTAG
- a CDS encoding GNAT family N-acetyltransferase: protein MTEVDPYTLVVGAPPLADYLRLRQDSGLSPKDAEQGAGAITGSWSACHVVDAGGTPVAMGRTIGDGGWSFHIADIATDPDHQRRGLGRRVVEWLVEDVRDRAPAGASVTLVGDPPGQRLYRSLGFDDVAPSLGMALRLD from the coding sequence ATGACCGAGGTCGACCCGTACACCCTGGTCGTCGGGGCACCGCCGCTGGCGGACTACCTGCGGCTGCGTCAGGACTCCGGACTCTCGCCGAAGGACGCCGAGCAGGGCGCCGGGGCGATCACCGGCAGCTGGTCGGCGTGCCACGTCGTGGACGCCGGCGGCACACCGGTGGCGATGGGCCGGACGATCGGCGACGGCGGGTGGTCCTTCCACATCGCCGACATCGCCACCGATCCCGACCACCAGCGCCGTGGGCTCGGACGCCGTGTGGTCGAGTGGCTGGTCGAGGACGTCCGCGACCGAGCTCCCGCTGGGGCCTCCGTCACGCTCGTCGGGGATCCGCCCGGTCAGCGGCTGTACCGGTCGCTCGGGTTCGACGACGTCGCGCCGAGTCTCGGCATGGCACTCCGACTGGACTGA
- a CDS encoding lactonase family protein produces the protein MSVDLPTLLVGSYTATGGGNATGISLVDGGAARAGAGARTVAVLDDPSFLAVSGDRVYAVSETNEGGVSAFRLQTGALEHLWDASAGGDAPCHVRVDPSGALVVSNYVSGTVTAISLAAAESFSASVLASDGVVLPADGVHGRTDRLAVPASAIAVATLPAGTGPVQDRQDAPHAHQSVATPDGTVLVADLGGDALHEFRVTVSADGVPSIEALRVHHVAAGVGPRHLAWYAGDLFVAGELDGAIHRLRRDESGSLVTIASTPTFDGAVGESLLSHIEVDDAGIVTVAVRGRDLIVVLDAADDGLALVGSASCGGAWPRHFARVPGYVLVANERSDAIAVLPVGTDGVPGEAVEQIAVGTPTCIVPL, from the coding sequence ATGAGCGTCGACCTGCCGACCCTGCTCGTCGGTTCCTACACGGCGACCGGTGGCGGGAACGCGACCGGTATCTCCCTGGTCGACGGTGGCGCTGCCCGCGCGGGCGCGGGCGCTCGTACCGTCGCGGTGCTCGACGACCCCTCGTTCCTCGCCGTTTCGGGCGACCGTGTCTACGCCGTGTCCGAGACGAACGAGGGCGGCGTCTCGGCCTTCCGGCTGCAGACCGGCGCGCTCGAACACCTGTGGGACGCCTCCGCCGGCGGTGACGCCCCGTGCCACGTGCGGGTCGACCCGTCCGGGGCGCTCGTCGTCAGCAACTACGTCTCCGGTACGGTGACCGCCATCTCGCTCGCGGCGGCCGAGTCGTTCTCCGCCTCGGTGCTCGCGAGCGACGGCGTCGTCCTGCCCGCCGACGGCGTGCACGGACGGACCGACCGGCTCGCCGTCCCCGCCTCCGCGATCGCGGTCGCGACGCTCCCCGCCGGCACCGGCCCGGTGCAGGACCGGCAGGACGCGCCGCACGCCCACCAGTCCGTGGCGACGCCGGACGGCACCGTGCTCGTCGCGGACCTCGGCGGCGACGCGCTGCACGAGTTCCGCGTGACCGTGTCGGCCGACGGCGTCCCCTCGATCGAGGCGTTGCGCGTGCACCACGTGGCGGCCGGTGTCGGTCCGCGGCACCTGGCCTGGTACGCAGGCGACCTGTTCGTCGCCGGTGAGCTCGACGGCGCGATCCACCGACTCCGCCGCGACGAGTCCGGCTCGCTCGTGACGATCGCCTCGACCCCGACGTTCGACGGTGCGGTCGGGGAGTCGCTCCTCAGTCACATCGAGGTCGACGACGCCGGAATCGTGACCGTCGCCGTCCGTGGCCGCGACCTGATCGTGGTGCTCGACGCTGCCGACGACGGGCTCGCGCTCGTCGGGTCCGCGTCGTGCGGGGGTGCCTGGCCGCGGCACTTCGCCCGGGTGCCCGGGTACGTGCTCGTCGCCAACGAACGGTCGGACGCCATCGCCGTGCTGCCCGTCGGTACGGACGGCGTGCCGGGCGAGGCCGTGGAGCAGATCGCCGTCGGCACCCCGACGTGCATCGTCCCGCTCTGA
- the purQ gene encoding phosphoribosylformylglycinamidine synthase subunit PurQ: MRIGVITFPGSLDDRDAQRAVRLAGADPVALWHGDHDLQGVDAIVLPGGFSYGDYLRAGAIAAKAPIMAEVIDAAGKGMPVLGICNGFQMLAEARLVPGAHTRNAHQQFIRRDQKLRVETTSTAWTSGFTAQQEITIPLKNADGRFVADADEIKRIEDNGQVVFRYVGVNPNGSIDDIAGVSNERGNVVGLMPHPEHATEPGFGPDTAAAMASGTDGLTFFTSVIESTLVK; encoded by the coding sequence ATGCGCATCGGCGTCATCACCTTCCCCGGCTCGCTCGACGACCGCGACGCCCAGCGCGCGGTCCGTCTCGCCGGCGCCGACCCCGTCGCGCTCTGGCACGGCGACCACGACCTGCAGGGCGTCGACGCGATCGTGCTGCCCGGCGGGTTCTCGTACGGCGACTACCTGCGCGCCGGTGCGATCGCCGCGAAGGCGCCGATCATGGCCGAGGTCATCGACGCCGCCGGCAAGGGCATGCCCGTGCTCGGCATCTGCAACGGCTTCCAGATGCTGGCCGAGGCCCGTCTGGTCCCCGGGGCCCACACCCGCAACGCGCACCAGCAGTTCATCCGCCGCGACCAGAAGCTCCGCGTCGAGACGACCTCGACCGCCTGGACCTCGGGGTTCACCGCGCAGCAGGAGATCACGATCCCGCTCAAGAACGCCGACGGCCGGTTCGTCGCCGACGCCGACGAGATCAAGCGCATCGAGGACAACGGCCAGGTCGTGTTCCGCTACGTCGGCGTGAACCCGAACGGGTCGATCGACGACATCGCCGGCGTCTCGAACGAGCGCGGCAACGTCGTGGGCCTGATGCCGCACCCCGAGCACGCGACCGAGCCCGGCTTCGGTCCGGACACCGCCGCTGCCATGGCCTCCGGCACGGACGGCCTCACCTTCTTCACCTCCGTGATCGAGTCGACGCTCGTCAAGTGA
- a CDS encoding 2-hydroxyacid dehydrogenase, with product MPIVTLPFAELVDRFGPVPDGIELDVWDVEAPYGRPDDVAITFLPFYFGGRHRWQFVHDLPALELLQLPSAGYEHAVPHVPGHAQLANGRGIHDDETAELAVGLALTSLREISAFQADRANGVWDARETRSLADRRVTVVGYGAIGSAIATRFEAFRTEVTVVARTAREQDGRHVHAFGELLELAPTTDVLVLIAPLTDETERLVDAELLAALPDGALVVNVARGKVVDTDALVAELQSERLFAALDVTDPEPLTDGHPLWTTPNTVLTPHVGGNTDLSIPRSIELMRRQVAALAEGRPFENLIER from the coding sequence GTGCCCATCGTCACCCTGCCCTTCGCGGAACTCGTCGACCGGTTCGGCCCCGTGCCGGACGGCATCGAGCTGGACGTGTGGGACGTCGAGGCGCCGTACGGTCGCCCGGACGACGTCGCCATCACGTTCCTGCCGTTCTACTTCGGTGGACGGCACCGCTGGCAGTTCGTGCACGACCTGCCGGCGCTCGAGCTCCTGCAGCTGCCGAGCGCCGGCTACGAGCACGCGGTGCCGCACGTGCCCGGTCACGCCCAGCTGGCGAACGGTCGGGGCATCCACGACGACGAGACCGCCGAGCTCGCCGTCGGGTTGGCGCTGACATCGCTGCGGGAGATCTCGGCGTTCCAGGCCGACCGCGCGAACGGCGTCTGGGACGCCCGGGAGACCCGCTCGCTGGCCGACCGCCGGGTCACGGTCGTCGGGTACGGCGCGATCGGGTCTGCGATCGCCACCCGCTTCGAGGCGTTCCGCACCGAGGTCACGGTCGTGGCGCGCACCGCTCGCGAGCAGGACGGCCGCCACGTGCACGCGTTCGGTGAGCTGCTGGAGCTGGCACCGACGACGGACGTCCTGGTGCTCATCGCGCCGCTGACGGACGAGACCGAACGACTGGTCGATGCCGAGCTGCTCGCTGCCCTCCCCGACGGTGCCCTGGTGGTGAACGTCGCCCGCGGCAAGGTCGTCGACACCGATGCACTCGTGGCGGAGCTGCAGTCCGAGCGGCTCTTCGCGGCACTCGACGTCACCGACCCGGAGCCCCTGACGGACGGCCACCCGCTGTGGACGACCCCGAACACGGTGCTGACGCCGCACGTCGGAGGCAACACCGACCTGAGCATCCCGCGGTCGATCGAGCTGATGCGCCGACAGGTCGCCGCACTGGCCGAGGGTCGCCCGTTCGAGAACCTGATCGAACGCTAG
- a CDS encoding DHA2 family efflux MFS transporter permease subunit produces the protein MTTVTPPRTTEKKPWPALWALVVGFFMILVDSTIVSVATPTIAQKLDADINAVIWVTSAYLLAYAVPLLITGRLGDRFGPKVMYQIGLVVFTLASLWCGLAGSIEVLIVARVVQGLGAAMMSPQTMSVITRIFPPQKRGAAMGLWGAVAGVASLVGPIVGGLLVDGFGWEWIFFVNVPVGVVAFVLAQRFVPSFDRHGHRFDYLGIFLSAVGLFLLVFGIQEGETYDWGIIAGPISVWGLIIAGLVVLAGFVVWQGTQKGEPLLPLGLFKDRNFTLANVAITAVGVAIASFALPIMLWAQDVLRFSPTQAALLLVPQAVLSAGLAPLVGKNLNRWNPRWVAAFGLACFSAGLFWFGALLSSSADWGWVLLPSALLGIANACMWGPLSVSATRNLPPKLAGAGSGVYNTTRQIGAVLGSAGIAALMEARISANFPSSTGGVSAGGAEQQVGALPGALLEPFSRAMGESLFLPAIVLLAAIVAALFLAKPKQTVAWQQTGGVTTQPGAEGSAPTEGDAKPTEHGAHAAAAAPATPEAELAAIDHHGKHADA, from the coding sequence ATGACCACCGTCACGCCTCCGCGGACGACCGAGAAGAAGCCGTGGCCCGCCCTCTGGGCGCTCGTCGTCGGCTTCTTCATGATCCTCGTCGACTCGACCATCGTGTCGGTCGCCACCCCCACCATCGCGCAGAAGCTCGACGCGGACATCAACGCCGTGATCTGGGTGACGAGCGCGTACCTGCTCGCCTACGCCGTGCCGCTGCTCATCACGGGCCGGCTCGGTGACCGCTTCGGCCCGAAGGTCATGTACCAGATCGGCCTCGTGGTCTTCACGCTCGCCAGCCTGTGGTGCGGCCTGGCCGGCTCGATCGAGGTGCTCATCGTCGCCCGCGTCGTGCAGGGCCTCGGCGCCGCGATGATGAGCCCGCAGACGATGTCCGTCATCACGCGCATCTTCCCGCCGCAGAAGCGCGGCGCGGCGATGGGCCTCTGGGGCGCCGTCGCCGGTGTCGCCTCGCTCGTCGGCCCGATCGTCGGCGGCCTGCTCGTCGACGGCTTCGGCTGGGAGTGGATCTTCTTCGTGAACGTCCCCGTGGGCGTCGTCGCGTTCGTCCTGGCGCAGCGCTTCGTGCCGTCGTTCGACCGCCACGGCCACCGCTTCGACTACCTCGGGATCTTCCTGTCCGCGGTCGGGCTGTTCCTGCTCGTCTTCGGCATCCAAGAGGGCGAAACCTACGACTGGGGCATCATCGCCGGCCCGATCTCGGTGTGGGGCCTGATCATCGCCGGCCTGGTCGTCCTCGCCGGGTTCGTGGTCTGGCAGGGAACGCAGAAGGGCGAGCCGCTGCTGCCCCTCGGCCTGTTCAAGGACCGCAACTTCACGCTCGCGAACGTCGCCATCACGGCCGTCGGTGTCGCGATCGCCTCGTTCGCCCTGCCGATCATGCTCTGGGCGCAGGACGTCCTGCGCTTCTCGCCGACCCAGGCTGCGCTGCTCCTCGTGCCGCAGGCCGTGCTGTCCGCCGGCCTCGCCCCGCTCGTCGGCAAGAACCTCAACCGCTGGAACCCGCGCTGGGTCGCCGCGTTCGGGCTCGCCTGCTTCTCGGCCGGGCTGTTCTGGTTCGGCGCGCTGCTGTCGTCGAGCGCTGACTGGGGATGGGTGCTCCTGCCGAGCGCGCTCCTCGGCATCGCGAACGCCTGCATGTGGGGCCCGCTGTCCGTCTCGGCGACGCGCAACCTGCCGCCGAAGCTGGCCGGTGCCGGCTCGGGCGTCTACAACACCACGCGGCAGATCGGTGCGGTCCTCGGGTCGGCCGGCATCGCCGCGCTGATGGAGGCCCGGATCAGCGCGAACTTCCCGTCCTCGACCGGCGGGGTGTCCGCCGGCGGAGCCGAGCAGCAGGTCGGCGCACTGCCGGGTGCACTGCTCGAGCCCTTCTCGCGGGCCATGGGTGAGTCGCTGTTCCTGCCGGCGATCGTGCTCCTCGCGGCGATCGTGGCGGCGCTGTTCCTGGCGAAGCCGAAGCAGACCGTCGCCTGGCAGCAGACCGGTGGCGTGACCACCCAGCCCGGCGCCGAGGGCTCTGCGCCGACCGAGGGCGACGCGAAGCCGACCGAGCACGGCGCGCACGCTGCGGCCGCTGCTCCGGCGACGCCCGAGGCCGAGCTCGCCGCCATCGACCACCACGGCAAGCACGCCGACGCCTGA
- a CDS encoding PadR family transcriptional regulator — MASLTPLAFAALDLLNEAPMHPYEMFQTMLHRQEERNVKVRPGTLYHQVGRLAELGFAQVVGTDRDGNRPERTTYTITDAGRAALADGLRRMVAEPADEYPEFHLALSVLENLPQAEAVDAVRARIVALERERDDYDEALKRVHAKQLTERYWLDVSYVRAMLAAQIEWLSTTVDRIASGDLPWDGPAVPADTDFPTNSKDTTR; from the coding sequence ATGGCATCGCTCACACCGCTCGCGTTCGCCGCGCTCGACCTGCTGAACGAGGCGCCGATGCACCCGTACGAGATGTTCCAGACGATGCTCCACCGGCAGGAGGAGCGGAACGTCAAGGTCCGCCCGGGCACCCTCTACCACCAGGTCGGCCGCCTCGCCGAACTCGGGTTCGCCCAGGTCGTGGGCACCGACCGCGACGGCAACCGTCCGGAGCGCACCACCTACACGATCACCGACGCCGGCCGCGCAGCGCTCGCCGACGGTCTCCGCCGCATGGTGGCCGAGCCCGCCGACGAGTACCCGGAGTTCCACCTGGCGCTCTCCGTCCTCGAGAACCTGCCGCAGGCCGAGGCGGTCGATGCCGTCCGGGCACGGATCGTCGCGCTCGAACGGGAGCGCGACGACTACGACGAGGCGCTCAAGCGCGTGCACGCCAAGCAGCTCACCGAGCGCTACTGGCTCGACGTGTCGTACGTCCGTGCGATGCTCGCCGCGCAGATCGAGTGGCTCAGTACCACCGTCGACCGCATCGCCAGCGGCGACCTCCCCTGGGACGGCCCGGCCGTCCCCGCAGACACTGACTTCCCCACGAACAGCAAGGACACCACTCGATGA
- a CDS encoding DUF1304 domain-containing protein — protein MSVLLVISGVCAVLAGLVHVYIWFLESIIWTSPRARKVFGIATETEADATRSLAFNQGFYNLFLAIGAILGVVLVLAGNTATGWTLVVFSTASMLGAAVILVGSGRKYLNSAFKQGTLPLIALLFALLGSSFPV, from the coding sequence ATGTCGGTCTTGCTCGTGATCTCGGGCGTGTGTGCGGTCCTCGCTGGCCTCGTCCACGTGTACATCTGGTTCCTCGAATCCATCATCTGGACGAGTCCACGCGCCCGCAAGGTGTTCGGCATCGCGACCGAGACCGAGGCCGACGCGACCCGCTCCCTCGCGTTCAACCAGGGGTTCTACAACCTGTTCCTGGCGATCGGGGCGATCCTCGGTGTCGTGCTGGTGCTGGCGGGCAACACCGCGACCGGCTGGACCCTCGTCGTGTTCTCGACCGCGAGCATGCTCGGCGCCGCGGTGATCCTGGTCGGCTCCGGCCGCAAGTACCTCAACTCGGCGTTCAAGCAGGGCACGCTCCCGCTGATCGCGCTGCTCTTCGCGCTGCTCGGCTCGAGCTTCCCCGTCTGA
- a CDS encoding chorismate mutase has translation MSDDVTPPEPEATAVAELRSIRQSIDNIDAAVIHMLAERFKYTQRVGHLKAESGMPAADPDREQVQVARLRSLAAEAHLDPAFAEKFLNFIVAEVIHHHERIAGRDE, from the coding sequence ATGAGCGACGACGTCACCCCGCCCGAGCCCGAAGCGACGGCCGTCGCCGAACTCCGGAGCATCCGGCAGAGCATCGACAACATCGACGCCGCCGTCATCCACATGCTCGCCGAGCGCTTCAAGTACACGCAGCGGGTGGGGCACCTGAAGGCCGAATCGGGCATGCCCGCCGCGGACCCGGACCGCGAACAGGTCCAGGTCGCTCGGCTCCGGAGCCTCGCCGCCGAGGCGCACCTCGACCCCGCCTTCGCCGAGAAGTTCCTCAACTTCATCGTCGCCGAGGTCATCCACCACCACGAGCGCATCGCCGGACGCGACGAATGA